In Brevibacterium zhoupengii, the following are encoded in one genomic region:
- the sufU gene encoding Fe-S cluster assembly sulfur transfer protein SufU: protein MSTQMQQLYQQVILDHSRERIGNADLLGDGATGPHGSSHQINPTCGDEIELETELGSDGSIVVRWTGDGCSISMASASVLSELAEENTLEGMLDVEAKFHELMHSRGTMAGDEEILGDAAAFSGVSKFPARIKCALLSWVAFKDALNQAQTSLKE from the coding sequence ATGAGCACACAGATGCAGCAGCTCTACCAGCAGGTCATCCTCGACCACTCGCGGGAACGGATCGGCAACGCTGATCTCCTTGGAGATGGCGCGACGGGGCCGCACGGTTCCTCGCACCAGATCAACCCCACCTGTGGGGACGAGATCGAACTCGAAACCGAGTTGGGCAGCGACGGCAGCATCGTCGTGCGCTGGACCGGCGACGGGTGCTCGATCTCGATGGCCTCGGCCTCGGTCCTGTCCGAGCTCGCCGAGGAGAACACACTCGAAGGCATGCTCGATGTCGAAGCGAAATTCCACGAACTCATGCACTCTCGTGGGACAATGGCAGGGGACGAGGAAATACTCGGCGACGCCGCGGCGTTCTCTGGAGTGTCGAAGTTCCCGGCCAGGATCAAGTGCGCGCTCCTGTCCTGGGTGGCGTTCAAGGACGCACTCAACCAAGCCCAAACGTCTCTGAAGGAGTAA
- a CDS encoding SufS family cysteine desulfurase, with the protein MFSRLRNDFPILDTRVGESPLSYLDSGATSQKPQCVIDTFTEYYSQRNAAVHRGAHSLAVMATDAFEAGREAVANLVGGTPEQVCWTKNATEALNVVALGIDRASHGFGGESAQRFSLGSGDSIVVTEMEHHANLVPWQQLAHSTGATLRWIPVTDSGELDLSDLDTIVDETTKVFAFTHVSNVLGTINPVDTLVARAREVGALVVLDACQSVPHMPVNFVDLDVDFAAFSAHKALGPTGLGTLWGKSELLNALPPVLTGGSMITTVTMEDSEFMDAPQRFEAGTQPVAEVAAFTTAVNYLAEVGLDKIFDHERDLARVLLDGIAEIPGITVLGSAEDRIGTVAFDVDGVHAHDVGQYLDSQGVAVRVGHHCAQPLHRRFGVTATTRASTYLYNNTEDCERFLAALAEVRPFFGVQ; encoded by the coding sequence ATGTTCTCTCGTCTTCGGAACGACTTCCCGATCCTGGACACCAGGGTCGGGGAGTCGCCTCTGAGCTACCTTGACTCGGGCGCGACTTCACAGAAGCCGCAGTGTGTCATCGACACATTCACCGAGTACTACTCGCAGCGCAACGCCGCGGTCCATCGCGGGGCGCATTCGCTCGCGGTGATGGCCACTGACGCGTTCGAGGCCGGCCGCGAAGCCGTCGCCAACCTCGTCGGCGGAACACCCGAACAGGTGTGCTGGACCAAGAACGCCACCGAGGCCCTCAACGTGGTCGCACTCGGCATCGACCGAGCCAGCCACGGCTTCGGCGGAGAGTCCGCACAGCGCTTCAGCCTCGGTTCCGGCGATTCGATCGTCGTGACCGAGATGGAACACCATGCGAACCTCGTGCCCTGGCAGCAGTTGGCGCACTCGACTGGCGCCACGCTCCGGTGGATTCCGGTCACAGATTCCGGTGAGCTCGATCTCAGCGATCTCGACACCATCGTCGATGAGACCACGAAGGTCTTCGCCTTCACTCATGTCTCCAATGTGCTCGGCACCATCAACCCGGTCGACACACTCGTCGCCCGGGCCCGTGAGGTCGGTGCCCTCGTCGTCCTCGACGCCTGCCAATCGGTCCCGCACATGCCTGTGAACTTCGTTGACCTCGATGTCGACTTCGCGGCCTTCTCCGCGCACAAGGCGCTGGGGCCCACGGGCCTCGGCACCCTGTGGGGCAAGTCGGAGCTGCTGAACGCACTGCCCCCGGTGCTGACCGGCGGATCCATGATCACCACGGTGACCATGGAAGATTCAGAGTTCATGGACGCACCACAGCGCTTCGAGGCCGGAACCCAGCCCGTTGCCGAGGTCGCGGCCTTCACCACCGCGGTCAACTACCTCGCCGAGGTGGGTCTGGACAAGATCTTCGACCATGAGCGAGACCTCGCCCGAGTTCTCCTCGACGGAATCGCGGAGATTCCCGGCATCACCGTGCTCGGCTCGGCAGAGGACCGGATCGGCACCGTGGCCTTCGACGTCGACGGCGTCCACGCCCACGATGTCGGCCAGTACCTCGACTCCCAGGGAGTCGCGGTCCGGGTCGGTCACCACTGTGCTCAACCGCTGCACCGGCGCTTCGGCGTCACCGCCACAACCCGGGCGAGCACCTACCTGTACAACAACACCGAGGACTGCGAGCGGTTCCTCGCCGCTCTGGCCGAGGTCCGTCCCTTCTTCGGCGTTCAGTGA
- the sufC gene encoding Fe-S cluster assembly ATPase SufC, with the protein MSTLKITDLHVSVNTETGPKPILNGINLEINSNETHAIMGPNGSGKSTLAYSLAGHPKYQVTSGTVTLDGEDVLAMSVDERAKAGVFLAMQYPVEVPGVTVTNFLRSAKTAIDGEAPKLRHWTKDLKSAMENLRVDPEFASRNVNEGFSGGEKKRHEILQMEMLKPKFSVLDETDSGLDVDALRIVSEGINRVRETTDVGVLLITHYTRILSYVKPDHVHVIIKGKVAEEGGPELAERLENEGYDRFLQAPA; encoded by the coding sequence ATGTCCACTCTGAAAATCACTGACCTGCACGTCAGCGTCAACACCGAAACCGGTCCCAAGCCGATCCTCAACGGCATCAACCTGGAGATCAACTCCAACGAGACCCACGCCATCATGGGCCCCAACGGCTCCGGCAAGTCGACCCTGGCCTACTCCCTGGCCGGTCACCCGAAGTACCAGGTGACCTCGGGCACCGTGACCCTCGACGGTGAAGACGTCCTCGCGATGTCCGTCGACGAGCGGGCCAAGGCAGGCGTGTTCCTGGCCATGCAGTACCCGGTTGAGGTTCCCGGCGTGACCGTGACGAACTTCCTGCGTTCGGCCAAGACCGCGATCGACGGCGAAGCTCCGAAGCTGCGTCACTGGACCAAGGACCTCAAGTCCGCGATGGAGAACCTCCGCGTGGATCCCGAGTTCGCCAGCCGCAACGTCAACGAAGGATTCTCCGGCGGCGAGAAGAAGCGCCACGAGATCCTCCAGATGGAGATGCTCAAGCCCAAGTTCTCGGTCCTCGACGAGACCGACTCCGGCCTCGACGTCGATGCCCTGCGCATCGTGTCCGAGGGCATCAACCGGGTGCGCGAGACGACCGATGTCGGCGTTCTCCTCATCACGCACTACACGCGTATCCTCAGCTACGTCAAGCCCGATCACGTGCACGTGATCATCAAGGGCAAGGTCGCAGAAGAGGGCGGACCAGAACTGGCCGAACGCCTCGAGAACGAAGGTTACGACCGCTTCCTGCAAGCACCGGCCTGA
- a CDS encoding non-heme iron oxygenase ferredoxin subunit, whose product MTMLDVAAADEVAAGATMRIEIDNFEICIARDSDGTIHAVDDLCTHGEVSLAEGEVEGCAIECWLHGSQFDLTSGKPLSPPAFEPIAVYDCKEIAGRILIDPSTVLN is encoded by the coding sequence GTGACCATGCTCGACGTTGCGGCCGCCGACGAGGTGGCCGCGGGGGCGACGATGCGCATCGAAATCGACAACTTCGAGATCTGCATCGCCCGTGACTCCGATGGCACGATCCACGCCGTCGACGATCTCTGCACTCACGGCGAAGTGTCGCTGGCCGAGGGCGAAGTGGAAGGATGCGCCATCGAATGCTGGTTGCACGGCTCCCAGTTCGACCTCACCTCCGGCAAGCCGTTGAGTCCACCGGCCTTCGAACCGATCGCAGTCTATGACTGCAAGGAGATCGCCGGCCGCATCCTGATTGACCCGAGCACAGTGCTCAATTGA
- the sufD gene encoding Fe-S cluster assembly protein SufD, with the protein MTDTTNPLGLDEHSHGAGVQVPDSKRDARTRSFDVADFPVPHGREEEWRFSPVRKLSDFFTDVASESTLTTKGDLPEGISVEEISLEAAQELGILEPEDRAAAVAANRASTVTHYSVPANTELTGAAIIHADGNGDDISHGHVVVSVGANAKATVVIEHEGLARHSELVSLVIGDGADVTFVSLQLWDDASQHLGQHDAIVGKDAKLKHIAISLGGDIVRLNTNVRYSAAGGEAELLGLYFADAGQHFEHRTYIDHNTPKATSNVHYKGALQGKDARSVWIGDVLIRPEALDIDTYELNRNLILSDGARADSVPNLEIETGDIAGAGHASSTGRFDEEHLFYLMSRGIPEDVARQLVVRGFFNEVIQKIQVPEIEEVLNERIEEELSRSVL; encoded by the coding sequence GTGACTGATACCACCAATCCGCTGGGCCTTGATGAGCACTCTCATGGCGCCGGCGTCCAGGTTCCCGATTCCAAGCGGGACGCACGCACACGCAGCTTCGATGTCGCCGACTTCCCCGTCCCACACGGACGCGAAGAGGAATGGCGCTTCTCCCCGGTGCGCAAGCTCAGTGATTTCTTCACCGATGTTGCCTCCGAGTCGACGCTGACCACGAAGGGCGACCTGCCCGAGGGCATCTCCGTCGAGGAGATCTCGCTCGAGGCCGCTCAGGAACTGGGCATCCTCGAACCCGAGGACCGGGCCGCAGCCGTGGCCGCCAACCGCGCCTCGACCGTGACCCACTACTCGGTTCCGGCCAACACCGAACTGACCGGTGCCGCCATCATCCACGCTGACGGAAACGGCGACGACATCTCCCACGGACACGTCGTCGTCTCTGTCGGCGCGAACGCGAAGGCGACCGTCGTCATCGAGCACGAAGGACTGGCCCGGCATTCCGAGCTCGTCTCCCTCGTGATCGGAGACGGCGCCGACGTGACCTTCGTGTCCCTGCAGCTCTGGGACGACGCCTCACAGCACCTGGGCCAGCACGACGCGATCGTGGGCAAGGATGCGAAGCTCAAGCACATCGCCATCAGCCTCGGTGGAGACATCGTGCGACTGAACACGAACGTGCGCTACTCCGCAGCCGGGGGAGAGGCCGAACTGCTCGGTCTCTACTTCGCCGATGCCGGGCAGCACTTCGAGCACCGCACCTACATCGACCACAACACGCCGAAGGCCACGTCGAACGTCCACTACAAGGGCGCTCTTCAGGGCAAGGACGCACGCAGCGTCTGGATCGGCGACGTGCTCATCCGCCCCGAAGCCCTCGACATCGACACCTACGAGCTCAACCGCAACCTCATCCTCTCCGATGGTGCGCGTGCGGACTCGGTGCCGAACCTCGAGATCGAGACCGGAGACATCGCCGGTGCAGGACACGCGTCTTCGACCGGACGCTTCGATGAGGAGCACCTGTTCTACCTGATGAGCCGCGGCATCCCCGAGGACGTCGCCCGTCAGCTCGTAGTCCGCGGATTCTTCAACGAAGTGATCCAGAAGATCCAGGTCCCCGAGATCGAAGAGGTCCTCAACGAGCGAATCGAGGAAGAACTCTCCCGGAGCGTTCTGTGA